From a single Vanacampus margaritifer isolate UIUO_Vmar chromosome 15, RoL_Vmar_1.0, whole genome shotgun sequence genomic region:
- the LOC144034769 gene encoding monocarboxylate transporter 2 isoform X3 — translation MMGGCLCSVGMTLASFCTSVVQLYICIGVIGGLGLAFNLQPALTMIGKYFYAKRPIANGLAMAGSPVFLSSLAPLNQYLFNNFGWRGSFLILAGLLLNCCVAGSLMRPLGPPPSKLKKDEVVSAKKTRTPWQLVNKYLDLSLFKHRGFLIYLSGNVIMFLGFFAPIVFLAAYAKDTGMDEYSAAFLLSILAFVDMFARPSMGLLANSRWVRPKIQYFFSFAVLYNGVCHMLCPLADSYTGLVVYAVFFGFAFGMVSSVLFESLVDLVGAPRFSSAVGLTTIVECCPVLLGPPIAGKIVDVTKNYKIMYFCCGAVVTVASIWLFIGNFINYRLLERERKLEQYKPAGSDDPDMLRKQAEANNPAMGEATEPDEEVGSEPMQRETNIRESCCEWILRSEEPL, via the exons GGCTTGGATTGGCATTTAACCTGCAGCCCGCCCTAACCATGATTGGCAAATACTTCTACGCCAAGCGTCCAATTGCCAACGGGCTGGCCATGGCCGGGAGCCCGGTGTTCCTCAGCTCCTTGGCTCCGCTCAACCAGTACCTTTTCAACAACTTTGGCTGGAGGGGGAGTTTCCTGATCCTGGCCGGCCTGCTGCTCAACTGCTGCGTGGCCGGCTCGCTCATGAGGCCCCTGGGACCGCCGCCATCCAAGCTGAAAAAGGACGAGGTGGTGAGCGCCAAGAAGACGCGTACGCCGTGGCAATTGGTCAACAAGTACCTGGACTTGTCGCTCTTCAAACACCGTGGCTTCCTCATCTACCTGTCGGGCAACGTCATCATGTTCCTCGGCTTCTTCGCACCCATCGTCTTCCTGGCCGCTTACGCCAAAGACACAGGCATGGACGAGTACTCGGCCGCCTTCCTCCTCTCCATCCTGGCTTTCGTGGACATGTTCGCCAGACCCTCCATGGGCCTGCTGGCCAATTCGCGCTGGGTCAGGCCCAAGATTCAGTATTTCTTCAGCTTCGCCGTGCTGTACAACGGCGTGTGCCACATGCTGTGCCCGTTGGCCGACTCCTACACCGGCCTGGTGGTGTACGCGGTGTTCTTTGGTTTTGCATTCGGCATGGTCAGCTCTGTGCTCTTCGAGAGTCTTGTGGACCTGGTCGGGGCGCCAAGGTTTTCCAGCGCGGTGGGACTCACCACCATTGTGGAATGCTGCCCCGTCCTCCTCGGGCCACCGATTGCAG GGAAAATAGTAGACGTCACCAAGAATTACAAGATCATGTATTTCTGCTGTGGCGCCGTCGTGACCGTGGCGAGCATTTGGCTCTTCATCGGCAACTTCATCAACTACAGACTGCTGGAGCGCGAGCGCAAACTTGAGCAGTACAAGCCCGCAGGGTCGGACGATCCCGACATGCTCCGGAAGCAGGCAGAAGCCAACAACCCGGCCATGGGGGAGGCCACAGAGCCAGATGAGGAGGTGGGCAGTGAACCCATGCAACGGGAAACCAACAT acgtgaaagttgctgcgagtggattttacgatctgaagagccactttaa